The following is a genomic window from Candidatus Gorgyraea atricola.
TCTAAAGATCCCACATCCAAGAATGAATGAACGAGAGTTTGTGCAGAAGCCTTTGAGGGATATCCAGGGAGGGACAAGAAGTGACAAGGGACAAGAGACAAGGGACAAGGGGGTTTAGATGCTCCTTGTCCCATGTCCCTTGTTGCTAAAGTATGAAAATATACAGAAGCATCAAGCCATTGATTAATCTGAAAGGGAAAAAGGGAACCATTGGCCTTGTTCCTACCATGGGTTTTCTGCACGGGGGCCATTTGAGCCTGATAAGAAGGGCGAGAAAAGATACAGATCGTGTTGTCGTGAGTATTTTTGTAAATCCTACTCAATTCGGTCCAAAAGAGGACCTTAAGAAGTACCCAAGAGACTTGAATCGTGATCTAAGACTTTGCAGAAAAGAAGGCGTTGACATTGTATTTATCCCTACAGCCAGGACCATTTATGCAAATGGATTTTCAACATATGTAAATGTCGGAAATATTGCAGGAACTCTTTGTGGCGCCTCAAGACCAGGCCATTTTAAGGGCGTTGCAACAGTTGTGGCTAAACTTTTTAATATTGTACAGCCAGACATAGCATACTTTGGCCAAAAAGACGCGCAGCAGGCCATTGTGATAAAGAAAATGGTAGAAGATCTAAATATACCGATAAAGATAAAGGTCATGCCTATAGTGCGAGAGAAAGACGGCCTTGCAATGAGCTCGCGAAATCTCTATTTATCTCCCCAGGAACGCCGAGAAGCCCTCTCATTATATAAATCCTTAAAATTAGCAAAGACTCTTTACAGAAAAGGCGAAAGGGATTCGAGAAACATAATCAAAATGATACAGAAGGAAATCCTTAAAGAGTCTAATGCGAAGATAGACTATGTCTCTATAGTAGATACAAAGAATCTTAAACCATTGGATAGAATTTCTAATAAGGCCTTAGTTGCTGTTGCAGCTAAAATTGGCAAGACAAGACTGATCGACAATGCCATTTTAAATTAAAGGGGGCAGGGATAATGTTTCGTACAATATTAAAATCAAAGATACATGGCGCAAGGGTCACAGAGGCAAATGTTGACTATGCGGGCAGCATTACGATAGACACAGGGCTTTTAGAGGCCGTTGATGTTATAGCCAATGAAAAGGTACAGATCGTCAATCTAAACAACGGCATGAGAATGGAGACCTATGTCATACCAGGAGAAAAAGGTTCGGGTATAATCGGGATGAATGGCGGAGTTGCCATGCACGCCAAAATAGGAGACAAGCTTCTTATAATGTCATATATACAGATCGAGACAAAGGACGCGATTTCCTATAGACCAAAGATCATTTTCACCGATGATAAAAACAAAATAACAGGTAAAAAATGATGGACGAGATCAAATACAAGGAAAATCTAAAGAAAAAGATACGTAAGCTTAAGAAAGAGAAGCATGCTGTAATAATCGTGCATAATTACCAGCGGGACGAGATCCAGGATATCGCAGACATAAGCGGTGATTCGCTTGGCTTGAGCCAGGCAGCAGTACGGGCAGATGCCAAGGTGATCGTATTTTGCGGCGTGGATTTTATGGCAGAAAGCGCATCAATACTGAATCCTGACAAGATCGTACTTTTGCCAGTAAAAGAGGCAGGCTGTCCAATGGCAGATATGGTCACTGTAGAGAGGCTCAGGGAAAAGAAAAAGGAATATCCTAACGCTGCTACTGTATGCTATGTAAATACCTCTGCGGAAATCAAGGCAGAGAGTGATATATGCTGTACATCCTCAAATGCCATTCAAGTCGTAAATTCCCTTAAAGATCATAAAGAGATCATATTTATCCCTGATAAGAATTTAGGCAGATATGTTCAGGCCAATGTGCCTGATAAAAAGATCATTCTGTGGGAGGGTTTTTGCCCTACTCATATACGCGTTTCAAAGGAAGAGGTCTTAAGGTCAAAGAAAGAGCATCCAGAGGCAGTGGTGCTGGCCCATCCAGAATGCAATCCAGATGTACTTTCTGTCAGCGACCATATCTGCTCGACAGGCGGTATGTTTAAATTTGTGGAAAAGTCCAAGGATAAATCTTTTATTATAGTTACAGAGACAGGTATGCTCTATGGACTAAATAAGAAAAACCCTGACAAGAATTTTTACGTGCCTACAGAGAGGCTCGTATGCCCGACAATGAAACTTACGACATTGGGATGGGTTGCGCATTCTCTCGAGACAATGGAACACCAGATCAAGATCACAGGAGAGATAAGAGAAAAGTCATACAAATCTTTGATGCGCATGCTTAAAGTCTCTGGCGAGAAATCAGGGGCAGCAATATCAGGTGTCTAGTATGAAAAAAATAGGAATAATCGGCTGTGGCGCAATAGGAACAGGCATTGCAGAGTTTATCCAGCAAAACCTTAGAAAAAAGGCAAAGATCGTGGCGCTTTGCGATCTAGACATCAAGAAAGCGCGATCCCTCTCCAAAAAGATAAAACCTTGTCCACAAGTCATCAATATCGATCGTCTAATAAAAAAATGTGATCTGATAATAGAAGCAGCCAGCCCCAAGATATCAGGAAAGATAGCGCAAAAGGCAGTCTTACACAAAAAAGAGGTCCTTATAATGAGTACAGGGGGGCTTTTGAAATTCAAAGACATAAAGTCAGTGCATATCCCCAGTGGCGCTGTTTGTGGCATAGATGGAATCCGGGCTGCAGCTATTGGAAAGATCAAAAGAGTAACATTGACCACTAGAAAACCTCCAAGAGGACTAAGAGGCGCGCCGTATTTGGAAAAAAGAAAGATAGATATAGATAAGATCAAGAAAGAGACTGTAATATATGATGGGACTGCAACAGATGCTGTAAAACATTTCCCAAAGAACATCAATGTGGCAGCGACGCTGAGCCTTTCAGGAATAGGGCCTGATCGCACAAAGGTACGAATAGTTACATCCCCAAAATATAAGACAAATTCGCACGAGGTCGAAGTCGAGGGTGAGTTTGGGAGACTTTTTACAAAGACCGAGAATGTGCCCTCTAAACAAAACCCAAAAACGAGTCAACTTGCCATATTTTCAGCGCTTGCGAAGTTAAAAGAGGTAATATCATGAAGGATAAGTGCAAGAATTTCGATAAAAACATGAAGGATTGTCCGTGTACGTATGAGCCGTGCTCGAGAAAAGGTTTTTGCTGCGAATGCCTGCAGTATCATCTGAAGAACGGCGGGCTACCGGCATGCATTAATAAATAACAAAAATAAAATAGAGGGGAGGTGAGACAGAATGGCAGAAAAAGTCCTGAAATGCGGCGTAAAGAAGGCAAAGGGATATCTTTATTTCATCGATAAGAAGGGAGATATTTCCAGAGCAAAGATGGCACGCGGTGGAAAGAAAAAGAAGAAGAGAAGATAAGAAAGCAACAATCCCCTCGGGGGAGGGGACAGCGACCATTTTTTCTAGATAAAAAATGGTCGCTGTCCCCCTTTCCCCGAGGGGCATCTTTAATATGCGAGCAATAGTAATAATCCTGGCATTTGTACTCCTTTTTATATTCCAGATAAATACTGTAGTAAGCGTAGATTTATGGCGGATCCTAAGGTCTTGCTTTAAATGTAAAGTTAAGGGTTATGGGCGAGAAGTGTATTCGGATAGTTGGGGC
Proteins encoded in this region:
- the panC gene encoding pantoate--beta-alanine ligase, which codes for MKIYRSIKPLINLKGKKGTIGLVPTMGFLHGGHLSLIRRARKDTDRVVVSIFVNPTQFGPKEDLKKYPRDLNRDLRLCRKEGVDIVFIPTARTIYANGFSTYVNVGNIAGTLCGASRPGHFKGVATVVAKLFNIVQPDIAYFGQKDAQQAIVIKKMVEDLNIPIKIKVMPIVREKDGLAMSSRNLYLSPQERREALSLYKSLKLAKTLYRKGERDSRNIIKMIQKEILKESNAKIDYVSIVDTKNLKPLDRISNKALVAVAAKIGKTRLIDNAILN
- a CDS encoding aspartate 1-decarboxylase: MFRTILKSKIHGARVTEANVDYAGSITIDTGLLEAVDVIANEKVQIVNLNNGMRMETYVIPGEKGSGIIGMNGGVAMHAKIGDKLLIMSYIQIETKDAISYRPKIIFTDDKNKITGKK
- the nadA gene encoding quinolinate synthase NadA — encoded protein: MMDEIKYKENLKKKIRKLKKEKHAVIIVHNYQRDEIQDIADISGDSLGLSQAAVRADAKVIVFCGVDFMAESASILNPDKIVLLPVKEAGCPMADMVTVERLREKKKEYPNAATVCYVNTSAEIKAESDICCTSSNAIQVVNSLKDHKEIIFIPDKNLGRYVQANVPDKKIILWEGFCPTHIRVSKEEVLRSKKEHPEAVVLAHPECNPDVLSVSDHICSTGGMFKFVEKSKDKSFIIVTETGMLYGLNKKNPDKNFYVPTERLVCPTMKLTTLGWVAHSLETMEHQIKITGEIREKSYKSLMRMLKVSGEKSGAAISGV
- a CDS encoding aspartate dehydrogenase, which gives rise to MKKIGIIGCGAIGTGIAEFIQQNLRKKAKIVALCDLDIKKARSLSKKIKPCPQVINIDRLIKKCDLIIEAASPKISGKIAQKAVLHKKEVLIMSTGGLLKFKDIKSVHIPSGAVCGIDGIRAAAIGKIKRVTLTTRKPPRGLRGAPYLEKRKIDIDKIKKETVIYDGTATDAVKHFPKNINVAATLSLSGIGPDRTKVRIVTSPKYKTNSHEVEVEGEFGRLFTKTENVPSKQNPKTSQLAIFSALAKLKEVIS